ttgctgaagtcgacgtacttagatcaacttaccgcggtgagtcaactgctgccgcttccccgtcgactccgcctgcgcctcttgcgggggtggagtacaggagtagatgggagagtgctcggggatcgatttatcgcatctagactagacatgataaattgattcCCGCTGTATCGATCGCTATCTGGCAGGTAGTGTCGCCAAGTCCCCAGATCTCTTTGGCAATAGAGAGGTTGCAAATACTgcgctgcattccactcctcccgTTCCAAGGTGGCATGGCAGACATGGACGCTTCCTTTCATAGCTGACTTCAGAGAATCATTGCCTACATCTGCCCCCACCCAACATGGTAGATCAACCCATTGCTCTCAGTGGCAGGTTTTTGCATTCCAGAGATCAGATGGGAGGCTTTTGCTGCAGGAAACATCAGGAGAGGAAGTTCTGTGTGGAGAAAGGCAATCTGCTTTCGGATCCAGAAAGACATGCCAGAGGGCTTCTTTCTCAGCAGGAAGTGGGAAGATTCCCAGATGGATTTTTAAGTTGGAAGCTGTTCTTCCTCTCTTGGCTAAACCAAAGCAGTGTAAAATATGGAACAGTTGCTAAGTGAGTTGCCATGATTCATGGCTTGCACACAAATCTGTCCTGAAACGAGCAAATAAATGAATCAGTACTGGCAGATATTCACCCTGTCAGCATCATCCATCGTGGTGTAGTAGTTTCACAGTAAATTACCAGCCTCCAGCATAGTGTAGATGGCTGAAGAGGCTAGTCCTGAGATGATAATGGGACCTTCCACCTCAGGGGTTGCAAGTTCAGATCCAGCCCAGGCTCTGCAGGACCTGCTGGCTGTTCCATATGTGAGATGAGTTGATGGGTGTCTCGGCCCATTTTCCACAGAGACATCTCCACTCCCCAGTTGGCGCTTATTGGCCACTTGCTTGGAGGGCCCCCATGGTGAAGCCAAGtactgtggaagctgagctgccctctcagctgcagaggaaggatcCCTGCAGAGCAGTCTTGAGGCATGCTGGAGGGAAAGAGTGCCCTGTCAATGCTGTATCTGCTCAGTAACTACAGGGCTTTGGTCTGAAGAGGCGCTGAGCTGACCTttctcagcagcactgaaggatgtTGGATTTCCATCATCCAGGGGCCCTGGGAGGATCAATTCCACTCACTGACATTGACAccagtttttttctttccagccCCCGGTGTGGCCCAGGCTCCCGCGTCCCTGAAGCCAGAGCTGGGAGCTGGCCCCTCAGGGTGCCAGGTAAGTCCcgttttttttgtaaatatattgcacgttttttcaaagtttcttttttgtttcctgttCCGATCATTCCCCACCCCGAAGAGTtaaactgaaaactttgaaaaaccGCACAGTATATTCAGAAAAAAGGGACTTACCTTCCCTTTAAAGGGCCAGCACCATGGCGGGGGTGGGTCCAGGGCCTTTGAGACACTGCATGCTGGGGTGGCACAGAGGAGAAAGGAATTGCTGAGTAGGGACTGGTCACATTATTGGAGCTGGTTCCTTTCCCTTTGCCAGGCCTCCCTTGTAAGGAGTTGATCTGCTTAGGCAGCTGGACGGTTACCTGCATGAGGAGTATGGGAAAAGAGGGGTGTACAGCACCATCAGCGAGAGGGCTGCATCTCCCCTTGGAGTTGGGGGTCCCCAAGGGGGACGCTGAGCAGCAGCCTTAATAcccttctccctctgcttctcatccgcaggccagcagcagctgaCGGTCCAAAACGTGTCTGGCAACAACCTGACCATCAGCGGCCTGAGCCCCACCCAGATCCAGCTGCAGATGGAGCAGGCGCTGTCCGGGGAGATCCAGCCTGGGGAGAAGAGGCGGCGTATGGCGTGCACCTGCCCCAACTGCAAGGACGGGGAGAAAAGGTGAGCGGGCAGATGGGGTGGGACAGGCGATGGGTCAGGTGGGGGAGACACACAGTGCCAGCCAACTTTGCCCACCTCCACGACAGCAAGAGTAACGGTTGCGATGGCTTCctgtccctccaggtcaggggaACAGGGGAAGAAGAAGCACATCTGCCACATCCCTGAGTGCGGCAAGACTTTCCGCAAGACCTCGCTGCTGCGGGCCCACGTCCGCCTGCACACGGGCGAGCGCCCGTTTGTCTGCAACTGGGTCTTCTGCGGGAAGAGGTTCACACGCAGCGACGAGCTGCAGCGGCACGCCCGGACGCACACAGGTCTGTTGCCCGGCGCCCCTGCTCCCCATCTCCCATGTCCTGCCAGGATGTTTTGCATGTAGTCGGGAGGAGAGTCCTGCCACGTCTTGGAGCTGGTCTTGTGGGActgtcttcccctctcccctgcttctgCTTTGCCAGTAACCCCAGAGCATGCTGCCGCCTTGCCCACcgaggagatggggaggggggctccAGAACCTATGGGGTCTCTGCTGCCTTCGCGTCACCCCAACCGCAGCTTGGCACAGATCTGTCATCTCCctgcagggggagggacagcGTTTTAGCTGTGCACATGGGGAGCTGGGCGGGAAGGGGACCATGCATCGGTGCTTTCCACCTTCCCGGCATGAGGGTTGCAACACACGCCCTTCCAAGCTGGAGCGATCGAGACTTGGGTGCTTGGCTGCAGCAGCGAGCGCCGGCCTCTGGCGCATTGAACGTTGCTCTTGTTTCCCTGGCAGGTGATAAGCGTTTTGAGTGTGCGCAGTGCCAAAAGCGCTTCATGAGAAGTGACCACCTGACGAAGCACTATAAAACCCACCTGGTCACCAAGAACTTGTAGGATTAGCGGCAGCCAGACGGGGGCCGCCAGCTGGCCCTCTAAGCACTGGCTAAGCCCCGCACTGTCATGGACAGTCCCCGGCAAGGGTACGGCGTAGGGGttgggcagccagccagcctgggaATCCGCAGCCGTAGTCGCGCTCCTGGCTTTGATCCCCTCCCAGAGGTGTCCGCATGGGGAGAGGAGTCGTTGCTGAGCTTCCTTCGTTGGAAGTCATCCACCTTCCAGCACAATCCTTGGGAATccagctccttcctctgcagagcaCGTCAGAGTCGGACATTGATTGCATGGGCCGGGACGAAGGAGAAGCTCTTATTTCCAAAGGAAAATGCTGACATGGGTGCGAGTGGCAGCCCCTCCTCGCTGCGCCGCAGGCTGGGGGGACTGAACAAGCAGGGCCGTGTGTAAACGGCACAAGGATGCCAGCGAAACTTTCTCACGGTgggccccctcctcctccctgcgcTTGTGAAGCTTTGAcacagcagggggcagcactccacaGACAGCCCACCCGACGCTGTGCGGCACATTCCTACTTTatatttaaaatctataaatatcTATAAATATCTCTATATAAACTCCTTTGGAAGGTCTTTTTTTCTATGGAAATTGTTGCCTTACGCTCCCAGCTCCCGAGTATGAACACTGTGTATTGTGagtgcttgttttttttatttaattgtgcCTGGTTAATAATCTCCCCTCCCAATCCTTTTCCCTCCAAAGTTCTTTTCCAATAACGAATTGAAgaggtttttttctctccactgatttatttttccttttcatttcccaGTGACATGGCGTTTCCTTTTGAATCTTGGATCTTTAAATCCTCTTTTGCCCATaatgcccccccccacctccctgcagcccatcACTGTGTATATTGTATCATAGACTATATTGCTTCCGTGTTTACTACATGTTTCAAAAACATATGGCTTGTTATTTTtgagcttttaaattaaaaaaaaaaatccactttattTTTTAGGTGTAACTGCTTGAGGTATGTTTTATGAATTAAGTGACAGATCTGTTATTCTTTATTAACGATGTAACTGGCTGGCTGGTGCAGAGTCAGCCAAGAGTTTTTTCTTGCTAAATAAATTTAGTCGCCAGAGGCAAACCCAGCATGGGAAGCAAAGGATCCTTTGTCTCGTAAGCATGACGCCTGGTaaaagagaccagcttttgaggAGAGGTGAGAAGATTAGTTGGGGGGTGACCAGGTCAGTTGTTTAGACACAGCACTAAGAGACCCGCTGAGATTTCAACCccgtccactggagccacctacGTTCTCTCTGCCCGAAGAAGCTGACAGTCTACCTAGACAAAGCAAAGGCTGGGAGGAGAAAGATCAAcacacagaggggaagtgacctgatcagggtcagtggcagagctgagaatggaacccaggtgtcctgaatcCCAGGCCAATGCCCCGCCCACCAGACCACACTGTTATTTGCattaaggccccattgtgctaggagctgtattgttagaataagagacagtccttgttGCAAAGAGCTTTACAGTTGCTGCCCACTGGCTTTCATCTTTTGGAGTAGCTCTTTAATCCTTCCAAGCTTCACCCAAAAAAGGATCCTGTCGGTGCACTCAGGCCAGACCTCAGAACCGTCTGAGTCCTTCCCTGGATGGGGCGACACAAGCTTTACCCTCTAACCTGCCTGACCTTGGGAAATAAACTGCTGGTTCCCCCCAGACGAGTGTCCATGTCGAGATGAACCACCATTGCCATAATCCCCCTTGGGGGCATTCTCAACCAAAAGTCAGATGGAGGGGGCTGGTCCCTTTAAAACCCcttctccagggctggggcactaTTGGGGAAGCCCTTGTGCTGTCCCTGCTCTGGGTACCCAAAGGCCTTCAATCAAGCCCTGTTCACCAGCACTGGGCAGGAAAAAGTACAGCCAATGACTTTCAAAAGCTGCCCGGTTACCTGGAGGGCGGGAGAAATTGCTCAGGAACTGGAGTTGTTGGAAAATGTCCCCTtacctccatccctccccctccacacacacagttgCCCCTGCTGTGCTCTGTTAACATCTCCTGGAAGCGAGAGAAGGATCTTCTTAAAGGAGGCAGCATCATTGTCAGCTCATCCTCGGGAATGGGAAGGTGGGAATTGCTCCATTCTGAGCCTGCCAGATGAGGCCAGTAAGTGCACCAAACTGGCCACTTTGAATTCTTGTTCCGAGAGGCCTTCAGCCTGGATCATGGCTTGGGGGGTCGGTAAGAAACAGTTCAGCGTCTGGGACAGGAGGGAAGGAACTACGGTTAAAATTACCCAATCTGTTTTGGCTGTGTCTACTGTAGGCCGCTAAGCGTCCCAAGATGCTACTTTTAACCTCTATAACAACCCTAGAGACTCTAAATTCCaccatgccctgccccccagcatggGGAAGCAGTAAGGAGAAACAACTGAGCCTGCACTGTTACATTCCAGCCTTTATTAGGGAAGTCGGGAGAaggattattttatttacaagaaAGAGTATTTATGGGAACTTTCtttacaggggggaaaaaatgtcCCGCCCCCAGTTAAATTCTTACACCTACAGCGAGCAGAGAAATTGTCAGTTGAGCCACGCCATGAGTCTTCGCATGAGAGCAGACCTTGCTAGATGGGAGGGAGACTGAATCCCCCCCGCCACCAACTCCAAAGACTTAAGGCTCTGGGTTTATCTACAGGCTCAGCTGGTAAACAGTCTGGTAAGAACTGTTTCAAAGCAGAAGTTCCCCTGCTCTAGCCAGAGGGTCAAGTGCCGTGACTGCAGCTTGGGCCCCGTTCCACTGCTGGCACTGTCCCTCTTCCAGTCTGATGCGCTGGGAGAAGCGGTTGCCCAGAGGcgagggagagggctgcagcattAATGTTCAGTGTCGCGGAGCTGGGATTCCAGAATGGAGCTGACAAGTTTTGAAAGAGGACAGATTTCCCATGGGTGAGTGCAGCATCCTCGGTGGGATCAGCCCTCCCTCCTCAGGGACTCGTTAGAACAGAACGTCAGAACTATGGTGGCAGTACGCACCTGCCAGCTCTCTTCTCCCCCAGGCACGGCAGATCCCAGACTCTTCATTCAAAGGCGTAAGTCACCCTTCCCCAGGAATGCACGCTCCGAGGTCTGCATGCTAGGACTGACTGCCCCAGGATGGCCACACAGCAGGTGCTTCAGGCCCCACAGGGCACGTACTAGGTGCATGAGAGCTCAAGCTGCACCACTGCTGCCCCTGTAAAGTCTGCCAGGAGGGGCGCGTTATCTCCACCATGCTAACCCTCAAAGCAGCTGTATGGGAGGGGACCTGGGCTGCCAGCACCCGAGTGTCTGTTGGAGTGGGGGCGACGACAGATCCTCTGAGGAGCGTTTTCGGAGCTGGTTCGCCGTTGGACATTTGGGAGGCCCCGGCCCAGGCGCCGTCTACTCCATCTTGATGATCATTTTCTTGACCGCCCTCCGGGAGGTGCCACACTTGCTGTTGATCACGGCGTTGAAGTTGCAGCTCTTGCCGCACACTTTGGTGACGTACtctggaggagggtggggaggacaGAAAAGTGGAGCACAAAAACAGAGTCGTCCTGGCTTTTTATGAATCCACTGAGATGAATCCTGCCAGATCCCATCATGCAAAACCCCTAAGACCCTGCAGCATATGGGACCAAGACAAGGACAGCAGGCTCACATCCCAGAGGGGCTACTAACTTGCTGTGCGGCCTGGGGCATCACCCATCTAATCTGATCTTGCATTTAGCACGGCGGTCTCTTCACCCTCTGTGTCTGAATCTTTTGCTGCCAAACTGGGTGGTAATCCCTACATCATAGGAACTGCGCAAGGGCAGCTGATTAACTAGATCAGAAATGCTAATGAGTTGAAGGCTTGTAAACCGCAGGGGGACGTGACTGGGGATCTGGGCTGCCTTGGCTTGTGAGTGCCCAATCTGAAACCCCTTGACGGGGTTTTTAGAAAGCACTTAGCACCggcactctgaaaatcaggaccctttAAGGTGCCACGCGTGGACCCTTTCTGGAAACCTTGGCCTGCATCTGCTGTTAGAATTGTTACAGCGTCTCCGCCTGTCCAACCCAGGTGCACAGCTTGGGGTATTAAAGCTAACCCTCTCTTTCTAACCACTAATGCTGGGTGGTTACGTTTTGGAATTCGCTGGGCCGGGCCCAATGGCTCTTTTGGCAGTAACAATGCTGCTGTGTTTGGGGGTCATGCACTATGGCAGAAGGGGGAGTTGTACCAGCACAGATGAGGGTACGGATAAAATATATTCCCAAATAGCAGATTGGACGGTTCGAGGGGCTGGGAATGGGCTCTGAGCTTTTCTTTAAGTCCCCAATTCAAATCAAGCCTGGCTTGCCAGGGACTGAAAATCACCATCTCCCTGGGGCGGTGCATGGTCAAAGTGAAAGGAGTGGGGCGGCTTGGTCCTCTTGCCAGTAGACAGCTAGTCCCGATCCCCAGCAGCCGTCACCACCCCGGCACTAACTGGCCAGCTCTGGCAGTCTCAGCAAGGGAGCTGAGAACTGAACCGGGCATGCAGACGGGAGAGGCTGCCCGAGGAAAATCCCAAGCAGGCCTCAGCCCCGTTGGCTTTGCTGTGGGATGGACGCTTGAAGTGCCCCTGCTGGTGCTATCCGCTGGCTCTGTGGATTCAGTCTCAGGCAGTCCGACTTTGCACCAAACAGAACCCCCCCTGCTGGGCATGGACAGTGGAGGAGGTGAGCAGAAGGAACCTGTCGGCCAGGATCAAACAGCGTCATCCTGTCCCTTCTGCGGGAGATCGACACAATGTGCGCTCTCCACCCTCTGCGTCATCGGGAGCCCCAGCCTCGCCCCATCTCTCTCCACaaagccccctgcccacccccccctACCTTTGATAGCATTTACCACTGCGACCGGTAGGCGGATGGGTTTCTCCATGGTCGTGTTGTTATGGGCGATGCGCTGGCCGGTGGCCGAAGACCTGGCGAGCATCTCCCGGGAGAAGAAGTAATCCAGCAGGCGCCTGGTCATCAGCTTGGGCTTGTCGGTAGAAACCTGCGAGAGGTCGTCTAGCTGGTGGTGGGTGATGTAGACCCCTGAGTTGGGGATCAGCTCCAGCTTGGGCCTCCCATTCTCCTATGGCAAAGGGAGAGAAACCCCTTGTCTTTCTGCCCTTTGTGGGTGCCTGGAGTCTGGGGAGATTCAGGCAGACCCCACCATGCAGGCTAAACAAGCGACAGACAATGGGCTAACCCCCGCTGTCCTCTCTCAGGCCCAATCCCATTGATCTCagccctcattttacagatggggaaagtgaggcactgAAAGGCTGTGTAACTTGCCTTGGCTCACACAGCACGtaactggcagagctgggaatataacccaggagtcctgactcatctcctgctccaaccactagactaCACTCCATCCTacagccaggattagaacccaggattcttgccccctgctctagtcactcgaCTTCACTCCTGCCTTTCAGCAAGGGCCTACTTTAAAATAGGGCAGGAAGGTGTTTGTCTGAGAGCAGCGGCCACATGCAGCGCTACAAGTTGAGTCCTGCCTATCACTCCAGATACTATAGGGCAAACCTGCACCCTGTTGGTCTTGGGAGAGATGCCAGAGCTTGAATAACACCCCCGGAGCCAGCAATAGGAGTCTCCTCTCTCGCTCAGCCAGGAGAGGCTTAATGCTCCATTTCCGCAGTCCTCAGGAATCCAGGCACCTTTTAAGGCTGGAGCAGCTGCCTGTTTGGGCTTGGTTCTTCTGCCTAGCGCAGCTGGGGGGGGCAAGTGCAGGCCCAGGGAATCACAGAAGCCTGAGCTTGGCATGCGCTGGCTGATCAGTAAAAGGAAGAACCGAGGTGCGTCTGTTGCTGATTTAGGAACACCCTGTCACAGCCATTTCCCCAATCCGTTCAGAGTCTGCCTGGGCCCCTCTTAAGAGAGCTGGAAGTGGTATAGGTGGGGCAGGATATCTGACTATGGAGCCTTTGATCCAAACAAAGAGGGAGGGGATCTCAGACCAGGGCCCGGTCAGCTTCCCTAGGGACACTGGGAAGTAGCCGTGGTCCCTCCACGTTCAGCCTCTGCCCGGACAAGTGTGGGACCGAGGTGTCCACCTGTCCTGCTGGAAGGGTAGGGATGGTTCTGGCTCCAAGGAGAAAAGATAATGCTCAATCCTCCCACTCCCCCTGAGGAGTATGTGCCATCCCCTATTATGGCTACTGCCCTCCTGGGGTCCCATCAGGCAGCATCCCCAGGCATTCAATGAGCAACAGGCAACATAGGAGCCGATCACAGAATACCCACCTCCACGGGTGATGCCCACACCGGGGTGCCATCGGGCAGCGTATCTTGTATGTTCTCCTCCCATAAGCAGGTGGCGTCGCTGAGCGTAACGGGGCTTCCCGAGCCGTCCTCTGTGCTCAGCCAGGGTGGGAAGCCGCTTGGGACCCCAGCTCGCATCCTCCAGACCGGGGGGCTTTTTGAGACTTCAGCTAGGGTGCACCTCTGCTCCCCCACCGTGGGAGAGGTGAATGACTGGAGGCTATTGGCCTGCAATAGGAGCGAATGCGTGGGGATGCCACAGACAGGGATGTGTGGTGAAAAAACTGAGTGATAAATGAGCTTCCCTTTCCTGCCTCCActcctccctgcttcccaggagggGATAGGCCCTCCGTAAGCTCTGGCCCAACCTGCTTTCAGTTCTCGGCTCCTCAACACCAGAAAGAAActggagagtgttcagagaagagcagggTCCTGGCTGGAGAAACTGAGCTAAATCGGTGAGGCTTGGCTAAACAGGAGGACGTGATCAGAGGCTATGGAGGGAGGAAACACCAAGGGGGTGCTCAGGAGACTCGGCTTGCCCCTGCAATGATACAACAGGGTTTAACTGGgatatgggggcggggggtgaagaATGACAGCAGAGGGTGTGGGATCCCCCCACTGCCTGGAATAGTTAAAATTACACTGAGCCAACCCTTAGAAAATGTTCTCCAGGGCCATTAGGCTGGGCAGATGGGGTTTCTTCCTCTCCAGCCTCTCTGATTTGTATGCTCCCAGGGAAGCCTTTTGCCTCCAAGGTGCTGGTAGCTACCGCTCGGACAAAGGGAGGCACTGGGGCACCCACCTGCAATGCTGCGTTGCTCTCCAGCAGCCCCACCAGGCCTTTCAGGAACTGGATGTTGCTCTCGTTGATGTCTGGAGGGAGACAACATGCACAGAGACAGAGCTGAGCATCGCAGAGGAATTCCATCCCTGGCCAGGCctcaggcagagctggggcacaCGCGAGTCCCAGACATGTACAAAGAACGGGTCCTTCCCTAGCCACCGTGCTCCTCACCTTGTGCCCACTTGCCCATAGCTCATACAGGTGTGTGTCCCTTTGATCCCAGCCTAGGAGCCTCTCTACAGAGCTGGCGTCCGTGCAGCTGCCCAGATGGCTGGCCGTGCTCTCTCTAGACAGCGCTGCTAGAGTTCCAGCCACCACACTCGAGCTGGAGGCAGGACCCCATGGAACCCCCAGCCAGGCAAGGGGAGGCCAGAGTCTGCTGCCAAGCCCAGGTTGTCTCACATGGGTATTCCCAGCTCTAATCTAGGGACATGGGGTTTGCCCAGCCAGATCACACCATTGGTCCATCAGGCTGAGCTGCTGCCTCCAGCTGGGGCCCAGGCTTGACACTTCGGGAAAACATGATGCCCCCACTGCACATGCTCTGATGCCTCTAGCTAGCTGGGCACCGGATTAAGGGGGGAATGGAGAGACCGGCTGAGGCCTTGGAGCCCGAGAGCAGGTTAACGCCATCGGAGCTGGTATAGCTGCAAACTGCCTCCACGATACTAAGGCAGGAAAAGAAGGAGGATTCGGTTACCAACACCGCTGGTTCCGGACCCCAGCACGGTCCTGCCCACCGATGCCCCTGCCCCGTTCCTGCTGGAGAGGAGGTCGTTCTGCTCCTCTAGGTTCCGGAGCTGGCTCTTCAGCTGCTGATTCTCCAGCTCCAACTCCTTGATCCTCCTCTCCTGCCACATGGCGGCCTCTTCCCGAGAGGCGAGGAGATTCCGCAGCTCGGACatctgcagctccagctccttgACCAGCTCAGCATATAGACCCGTCACCTTGCTCACTCGGCTGCTAATGCTGCTGCCTCCTGAGAGAACTCGGCTACTCCATGGGCAGCCGTCCTCGAGTCCGTTATTCAGGGATGGAGActccagctgctctgtgctgggccTGTAGAGCACTGACGCCCCAGAATGCGCGGCTCTGGGATTGTCCAAAGTCCTGGTGTGTGGCAGCCCG
This is a stretch of genomic DNA from Chelonoidis abingdonii isolate Lonesome George chromosome 21, CheloAbing_2.0, whole genome shotgun sequence. It encodes these proteins:
- the LOC116831425 gene encoding uncharacterized protein LOC116831425 isoform X1, coding for MSGGVTDLQALQSHLQAMEQGMGDGKQPDDHPLYKLPEPGLEGAVLCSPDFQQPQELELQESRGHAPPECTSTQPHGALSSLGRLSHSLLCVEEEIKNRKRPRLSNGPQASPSLVSHFPRVLSGPQPQGLSPFGHVLQSSSLDLHRRRPQDGLPHTRTLDNPRAAHSGASVLYRPSTEQLESPSLNNGLEDGCPWSSRVLSGGSSISSRVSKVTGLYAELVKELELQMSELRNLLASREEAAMWQERRIKELELENQQLKSQLRNLEEQNDLLSSRNGAGASVGRTVLGSGTSGVDINESNIQFLKGLVGLLESNAALQANSLQSFTSPTVGEQRCTLAEVSKSPPVWRMRAGVPSGFPPWLSTEDGSGSPVTLSDATCLWEENIQDTLPDGTPVWASPVEENGRPKLELIPNSGVYITHHQLDDLSQVSTDKPKLMTRRLLDYFFSREMLARSSATGQRIAHNNTTMEKPIRLPVAVVNAIKEYVTKVCGKSCNFNAVINSKCGTSRRAVKKMIIKME
- the LOC116831425 gene encoding uncharacterized protein LOC116831425 isoform X2, with product MASSQTITHCTNCLSLGWKVLFSAALTSSSPRSWSSRSPEDTPPQNVPGMRGGMPQQIHPAGPTENCTQPHGALSSLGRLSHSLLCVEEEIKNRKRPRLSNGPQASPSLVSHFPRVLSGPQPQGLSPFGHVLQSSSLDLHRRRPQDGLPHTRTLDNPRAAHSGASVLYRPSTEQLESPSLNNGLEDGCPWSSRVLSGGSSISSRVSKVTGLYAELVKELELQMSELRNLLASREEAAMWQERRIKELELENQQLKSQLRNLEEQNDLLSSRNGAGASVGRTVLGSGTSGVDINESNIQFLKGLVGLLESNAALQANSLQSFTSPTVGEQRCTLAEVSKSPPVWRMRAGVPSGFPPWLSTEDGSGSPVTLSDATCLWEENIQDTLPDGTPVWASPVEENGRPKLELIPNSGVYITHHQLDDLSQVSTDKPKLMTRRLLDYFFSREMLARSSATGQRIAHNNTTMEKPIRLPVAVVNAIKEYVTKVCGKSCNFNAVINSKCGTSRRAVKKMIIKME
- the LOC116831425 gene encoding uncharacterized protein LOC116831425 isoform X4, with the protein product MSGGVTDLQALQSHLQAMEQGMGDGKQPDDHPLYKLPEPGLEGAVLCSPDFQQPQELELQESRGHAPPECTSTQPHGALSSLGRLSHSLLCVEEEIKNRKRPRLSNGPQASPSLVSHFPRVLSGPQPQGLSPFGHVLQSSSLDLHRRRPQDGLPHTRTLDNPRAAHSGASVLYRPSTEQLESPSLNNGLEDGCPWSSRVLSGGSSISSRVSKVTGLYAELVKELELQMSELRNLLASREEAAMWQERRIKELELENQQLKSQLRNLEEQNDLLSSRNGAGASVGRTVLGSGTSGVDINESNIQFLKGLVGLLESNAALQANSLQSFTSPTVGEQRCTLAEVSKSPPVWRMRAGVPSGFPPWLSTEDGSGSPVTLSDATCLWEENIQDTLPDGTPVWASPVEENGRPKLELIPNSGVYITHHQLDDLSQVSTDKPKLMTRRLLDYFFSREMLARSSATGQRIAHNNTTMEKPIRLPVAVSTSPKCAARAATSTP
- the LOC116831425 gene encoding uncharacterized protein LOC116831425 isoform X3, producing the protein MSGGVTDLQALQSHLQAMEQGMGDGKQPDDHPLYKLPEPGLEGAVLCSPDFQQPQELELQESRGHAPPECTSTQPHGALSSLGRLSHSLLCVEEEIKNRKRPRLSNGPQASPSLVSHFPRVLSGPQPQGLSPFGHVLQSSSLDLHRRRPQDGLPHTRTLDNPRAAHSGASVLYRPSTEQLESPSLNNGLEDGCPWSSRVLSGGSSISSRVSKVTGLYAELVKELELQMSELRNLLASREEAAMWQERRIKELELENQQLKSQLRNLEEQNDLLSSRNGAGASVGRTVLGSGTSGVDINESNIQFLKGLVGLLESNAALQANSLQSFTSPTVGEQRCTLAEVSKSPPVWRMRAGVPSGFPPWLSTEDGSGSPVTLSDATCLWEENIQDTLPDGTPVWASPVEENGRPKLELIPNSGVYITHHQLDDLSQVSTDKPKLMTRRLLDYFFSREMLARSSATGQRIAHNNTTMEKPIRLPVAVVNAIKVNQLPLRSSYDVGITTQFGSKRFRHRG
- the LOC116831425 gene encoding uncharacterized protein LOC116831425 isoform X5, producing MSGGVTDLQALQSHLQAMEQGMGDGKQPDDHPLYKLPEPGLEGAVLCSPDFQQPQELELQESRGHAPPECTSTQPHGALSSLGRLSHSLLCVEEEIKNRKRPRLSNGPQASPSLVSHFPRVLSGPQPQGLSPFGHVLQSSSLDLHRRRPQDGLPHTRTLDNPRAAHSGASVLYRPSTEQLESPSLNNGLEDGCPWSSRVLSGGSSISSRVSKVTGLYAELVKELELQMSELRNLLASREEAAMWQERRIKELELENQQLKSQLRNLEEQNDLLSSRNGAGASVGRTVLGSGTSGVDINESNIQFLKGLVGLLESNAALQANSLQSFTSPTVGEQRCTLAEVSKSPPVWRMRAGVPSGFPPWLSTEDGSGSPVTLSDATCLWEENIQDTLPDGTPVWASPVEENGRPKLELIPNSGVYITHHQLDDLSQVSTDKPKLMTRRLLDYFFSREMLARSSATGQRIAHNNTTMEKPIRLPVAVLISCPCAVPMM